A single Campylobacter hyointestinalis subsp. hyointestinalis DNA region contains:
- a CDS encoding DEAD/DEAH box helicase family protein: protein MLFKFYNDFNGDKEKLYEIYKKYETPNLDKELSENEILKPFYDDERGVISFANFINKMSFYMTMGSGKTIVIIKLIELLSKAMSENLIPKKNIMFFTANEHLLQKFKDEVELYNKSAKKANLC from the coding sequence GTGCTTTTTAAATTTTATAATGATTTTAACGGCGATAAAGAAAAGCTATATGAAATTTATAAAAAATATGAAACACCAAATTTGGACAAAGAGCTTAGCGAAAACGAGATATTAAAGCCATTTTACGATGATGAAAGAGGCGTGATAAGCTTTGCAAATTTTATAAATAAAATGAGCTTTTATATGACTATGGGTAGCGGTAAAACTATCGTAATAATAAAGCTAATAGAGCTACTTTCAAAGGCTATGAGTGAAAATCTAATCCCAAAGAAAAACATAATGTTTTTTACCGCAAATGAGCATTTACTGCAAAAATTTAAAGATGAAGTAGAGCTTTATAACAAGAGTGCAAAAAAGGCAAATTTGTGTTGA
- the mraY gene encoding phospho-N-acetylmuramoyl-pentapeptide-transferase: MFYYFSGIFGINFFSYITVRAGISFFIAFVLTVYLMPKFIAWAKSKNANQPIYELAPQSHKKKNKIPTMGGVIFIFSAIVATILSAKLDNTFIIVGLLIVGGFSALGFIDDRAKILGANNHAGLSARAKFSFQIIIGLVCAILLFFFSDLDGNFYIPFYKHPILDMSYFVILFWILVLVSASNAVNLTDGLDGLATVPSIFALVTLGVFAYLMGNAVYSSYLLLPKFAGVGELLILATAMIGAMLGFLWFNCYPAEVFMGDSGSLSIGAFIGYMGIATKNEILLIIIGFVFVMETMSVILQVGSFKIRKKRIFLMAPIHHHFEIKGWNENKIIIRFWMIALLANLIALTALKLR, encoded by the coding sequence GTGTTTTATTATTTCTCTGGTATTTTTGGTATAAATTTCTTTAGTTACATCACTGTTAGAGCTGGAATAAGCTTTTTTATAGCATTTGTTTTAACCGTATATCTGATGCCTAAATTTATAGCTTGGGCAAAGAGTAAAAATGCAAATCAGCCCATTTACGAACTAGCACCCCAGTCTCATAAAAAGAAAAACAAGATACCTACGATGGGGGGCGTGATCTTTATATTTTCAGCTATAGTCGCGACTATTTTAAGTGCAAAATTAGACAATACTTTTATAATCGTCGGATTACTCATAGTAGGTGGTTTTTCGGCTTTAGGATTTATCGATGATAGAGCAAAAATCCTAGGTGCAAATAATCACGCTGGACTTAGCGCTAGGGCTAAATTTAGTTTTCAGATCATTATCGGTCTTGTTTGCGCGATCTTGCTATTTTTCTTTAGCGATTTAGATGGAAACTTCTATATACCATTTTATAAACATCCTATTTTAGATATGAGTTATTTCGTGATTTTATTTTGGATATTGGTTTTAGTTTCAGCTTCAAATGCTGTAAATTTGACAGATGGACTTGATGGATTAGCGACCGTGCCTAGTATTTTTGCGCTTGTTACTCTTGGAGTTTTTGCTTATTTGATGGGAAATGCGGTTTATAGCTCATACCTTTTACTTCCTAAATTTGCAGGAGTCGGCGAACTTCTTATATTGGCTACTGCTATGATAGGCGCAATGCTAGGATTTTTATGGTTTAACTGTTATCCGGCTGAAGTTTTTATGGGTGATAGTGGAAGTCTTAGTATCGGTGCGTTTATAGGATATATGGGAATCGCTACAAAAAACGAGATATTACTCATCATCATCGGCTTTGTGTTTGTGATGGAGACTATGTCGGTAATACTTCAAGTAGGAAGTTTTAAGATAAGAAAAAAACGGATATTTTTGATGGCGCCTATCCATCATCATTTTGAGATAAAAGGCTGGAATGAAAACAAGATCATAATTCGGTTTTGGATGATAGCGCTACTAGCAAATTTGATAGCTTTAACTGCGCTAAAACTAAGGTAA
- a CDS encoding alanine racemase — protein MNDENLLQVATKYGTPSYLFDLNSLENRLTAIKEILDNKYELCYAMKANPFLLNFMQNSVDVIEVCSPGELEICINLKINPTKIIYSGVVKTEQDIKRALDFKVGILTAESPNQLLLINRIANEYGIKVNVILRLSAWGQFGMRRSELVKAFQNADKYTNVNFVGLHYYAGTQRKKMDLIKDDLDKIFSLRSEISQFIKSENFLIEYAPGLGVSIFENDDFNDTLGNLKCLKKNT, from the coding sequence ATGAATGATGAAAATTTATTACAAGTCGCTACAAAATACGGTACGCCAAGCTATCTTTTTGATCTAAATTCGCTAGAAAATAGACTAACTGCGATAAAAGAAATTTTAGATAATAAATACGAGTTGTGCTATGCAATGAAGGCAAATCCATTTTTGCTAAATTTTATGCAAAATAGCGTTGATGTCATAGAGGTCTGCTCACCTGGCGAATTAGAAATTTGCATAAATTTAAAGATAAATCCAACTAAAATAATTTACTCTGGCGTAGTAAAAACAGAACAAGATATCAAACGCGCATTAGACTTTAAAGTAGGTATATTGACAGCTGAATCGCCAAACCAGCTTTTGCTTATAAATCGCATAGCAAATGAATATGGCATAAAAGTAAATGTGATTTTGCGTTTAAGTGCATGGGGACAATTTGGCATGCGTAGGAGCGAACTTGTAAAAGCGTTTCAAAATGCAGATAAATATACAAATGTAAATTTTGTAGGTTTGCATTACTATGCTGGAACACAACGCAAGAAAATGGATTTAATCAAAGATGATTTAGATAAAATTTTTAGCTTACGAAGCGAAATTAGCCAATTTATTAAATCTGAAAATTTTTTGATCGAATATGCACCAGGACTTGGGGTAAGTATATTTGAAAACGATGATTTTAATGACACTTTAGGTAATTTAAAATGCTTAAAAAAAAATACTTGA
- the murD gene encoding UDP-N-acetylmuramoyl-L-alanine--D-glutamate ligase — MKKSLFGYGLTTSALCRSGGFDIYDDKFTQSSFDEFGNALLNPSKFDPLKSELEIPSPGFPRNHALIISARNLMSEYDYFASIAPKSVWISGTNGKTTTTKMTQWLLENRGSVMGGNVGIPLANLVNLKAKLWILETSSFTLHHTKFATPEIYILLPITPDHLSWHGSFSEYEEAKLKPLSMMKEGSVAIVPQIYANRPSKAKIIGYKDEKDLAIKLDIDIDLIKFKIPFLMDALLALCTEKLIFGVTSFRHLNDFVIEAHKLEEFKDRYGRIFVDDTKATNIDATLQALKRYAGKKLHIILGGDDKGVDLSAVFEALRSFDVCVYAIGSNTDKIMDLCFKFGLPCERSEFLEIAVKKMDENMSKNANEIGLLSPACASLDQFKSYAERGDLFKKYINSL; from the coding sequence ATGAAAAAATCACTATTTGGCTATGGGCTTACTACGAGTGCTCTTTGTAGAAGCGGCGGCTTTGATATCTATGATGATAAATTTACGCAAAGCAGCTTTGATGAGTTTGGAAATGCTCTTTTAAACCCATCTAAATTTGATCCGTTAAAAAGTGAGCTTGAGATCCCAAGTCCTGGATTTCCAAGAAATCACGCTTTGATTATTAGTGCTAGAAATTTGATGAGCGAGTATGATTATTTTGCAAGTATTGCCCCAAAATCAGTCTGGATAAGTGGTACGAATGGTAAGACTACTACCACTAAAATGACACAGTGGCTCTTAGAAAATAGAGGTTCGGTGATGGGTGGAAACGTAGGAATTCCACTTGCGAATTTGGTAAATTTAAAAGCAAAATTATGGATATTAGAGACTAGTTCTTTTACGTTACATCATACTAAATTTGCGACTCCTGAAATTTATATTTTGCTTCCTATTACACCTGATCATCTCTCGTGGCACGGAAGTTTTAGCGAGTATGAAGAAGCAAAGCTTAAGCCTCTTTCAATGATGAAAGAAGGAAGTGTAGCTATAGTCCCGCAAATTTATGCAAATAGACCTTCAAAGGCTAAAATCATCGGCTATAAAGACGAGAAAGATCTGGCTATTAAACTTGATATAGATATCGATTTGATTAAATTTAAAATACCATTTTTGATGGATGCGCTTTTAGCACTTTGTACCGAAAAGCTCATCTTTGGCGTAACAAGCTTTCGCCATTTGAATGATTTTGTCATAGAAGCCCATAAATTAGAAGAATTTAAAGATAGATACGGCAGGATTTTTGTAGATGATACAAAAGCGACAAATATCGATGCTACTCTTCAAGCTTTAAAAAGATACGCGGGTAAAAAGCTGCATATTATTTTAGGCGGAGATGACAAAGGCGTAGATCTAAGCGCTGTTTTTGAAGCACTTAGGTCTTTTGATGTTTGTGTTTATGCCATCGGATCAAATACGGATAAAATAATGGATCTCTGCTTTAAATTTGGACTACCTTGCGAACGCTCAGAGTTTTTAGAGATAGCTGTTAAAAAGATGGATGAAAATATGAGCAAGAATGCTAATGAAATAGGACTTTTAAGCCCGGCTTGTGCGAGTTTAGATCAGTTTAAAAGCTACGCAGAGCGTGGAGATCTGTTTAAAAAATATATAAATTCTCTTTGA